The region TCCGGGGCCACGATCGTCGGCTGCGGCCTGAACGTGTCGCAGGCCAAGAACGTGATCATCCGGAACCTGGTCTTCCGGGACTGGGACGATGACGCGATCAACGTGCAGTACTCGACCAACGTGTGGATCGACCACAACACGCTGTCGCACGGCTACGACGGCGCCATCGACGTCAAGCGGGCCAGCGACTTCGTGACCGTGTCGTGGAACCGCCTCTTCAACCACGACAAGACCATGCTGCTCGGCCACAGCGACGACAACGGCGCGGAGGACCGGGGGCACCTTCGGGTGACCTACCACCACAACTGGTTCGACGGGACCACCCAGCGGCATCCGCGCGTGCGTTTCGGCAACCCGGTGCATGTCTTCAACAACTACTACAACCGCAACAGCGGGTACGGCGTCGCCTCCACCGAGGAGGCGGGTGTGCTGGTCGAGGGCAACTACTTCGAGAACGTGAAGGATCCCTACCACCGCGGTGAGGGGTCGTCGGACCCGGGCAACCTCGTGGCGCGCAACAACTACCTGGTCGGCTCGGGAAGCGGGGACGCCGGCGGCAGCGTGGCCTCCATCCCCTACTCCTACTCCCTCGACACCCCGTCGAGCGTCAAGTCCGTCGTCACGGCCGGCGCCGGCGCGCGCTGAGCCCTTTCACACACCGGCCGCCGTCGTGTCCGCGACGGTGGCCGGTGGTCGTTGCGGGGCTGCGCCCGCCGGGAGCGTCACGCCTGAGCTACGGACCGTCCGTCAGGAAGCGCCGTGCCAGCCGCCGTAGTCGGCGAGGAAGAGGGCCTCGGTGGTGATGGTCCGCCGCAGCTCCTCCAGCACCAGCCGCTCGTTCGGAGCGTGGATCGAGGCGCCGTCGTCCTCCGCGCCGTACAGCAAGATCTCGGCCTGGGGGAACTGCCGGGCGAGGGCCGCGACCAGCGGGATCGACCCACCCTGGCCGACCTGCCGCGGCGGGCGGCCGAACGCCCGCTCCAGCGCCCGCTCGGCGGCGTTCATGGCCGGGCCGCCCGGTTCGATCTGGAACCCGGAGCCGGTGACGAAGTCGCCGAAGGAGACCTTGACCCCCCAGGGCGCGACCTTCTCCAGGAAGGCCGTCACGTCGTCCAGCGCCTGCCTGGCGCTTCCGCTCGCCGGGATGCGGAGCGTGACGCGGGCCCGGGCGACGGCCTGGACCGCGTTGATCGCGCCGCTCACGGTCGGCACGTCAAGCCCGGTCACCGTGATCGCGTACGACGCCCACAGGCGGTCGGCGAGTGAGCCGTCGCCGACGAGCGAGACGCCGTCGAGCACGCCGGCGAGGCCGCGGAACTCCTCTTCCGCCAGCGTCTCGCCGGGGAAGACGCCGGGCTCCAGGCCCGGCACGCGGACGACGCCGGTGTCGTCGTGCATCGCGCTCAGCATGCGCATGAGCGCGGCCAGCGCGTCGGGGGCGGCGCCGCCGAAGGCGCCGCTGTGCAGGGCTTCGGCGAGCGTGCGGACCTCGATCGTGAACGCGGCCATGCCCCGCAGCGAGGTCGTGAGGGCGGGCTCGCCCACCTCGGGGTTGCCGACGTCGGCGATGACCATGGCGTCCGCGCGCAGCAGCTCGGGGTTGGCCGCGACGAAGTCCTCAAGCCGCTCCCCGGCGTACTCCTCCTGGCCCTCGACGATGACCTTCACGCCGACTGGGAACCGGCCGCCGAAGGCGCGCAGCGCGGCGACGTGCGTGATGACGCCGCTCTTGTCGTCGGCGACGCCACGGCCGTACATCGCTCCGTCGACGATCGTGGGCTCGAACGGCGGGGTACGCCACAGGGCGAGGTCGCCCGAGGGCTGCACGTCGTAGTGGGCGTAGAGCAGCACGGTCGGGGCGCCGTCGGGCGCGGGCGCCTCGGCGAACACGGCGGGGAAGCTGCCCTCGACCGGAATCTGCCTGACGTGGGGGAGGCCGGCCGCGCGCAGCAGGCGCTCCACGAGCGCCGCGGCCTCCAGGACCGGGGCCTCGGCGTGGCCGGGGAACGCGACGGACGGGATGGCGGCCAGGCGCCTGAGGTCCTCGACGGTCTGCGGCATTCCTGCCTCGACGGCGCGCTCGATCTCCTCAGGTGTCACGGCGTTCTCCCGATGTGCGTGGTTTCGGTCGTTACGGCCGACCGATTGACCCCATTTGACCACAGCGTCCGTCGGCCCTCCGCCGACGTCTCGGCGACCTCAATCTACCTTGACGGATTTCGTTGCCGTTACAACACGATGTCGCGGAATCCGAACTTCTTGCATAGTGAAGCCACGCAATCACTTGGCAAAACGCAGAAGCGGCGTGCACACTGTGGGCAGTACGGATCACTTCAGGGAAGGTTGCGATGACGCGCCCCGACGTTCTCAAGGCCGCACAGGACAATCTGTGGATGCACTTCACGCGCCACTCCTCCTACGAAGGAGGGGAGGTGCCCATGATCGTGCGGGGCGAGGGGGCCTACGTCTACGACATCCACGGCAAGCGCTACCTCGACGGCCTGGCCGGGCTGTTCGTGGTCCAGGTCGGGCACGGCCGCGCCGAACTCGCCGAGGCCGCCGCACGGCAGGCCAAGGAGCTGGCGTTCTTCCCGCTGTGGTCGTACGCGCATCCGCAGGCCGCCGAGCTCGCCGCCCGGCTCGCCGAACTCACCCCCGGCGACCTCAACCGCGTCTTCTTCACCACCGGCGGCGGAGAGGCCGTCGAGTCGGCCTGGAAGCTGGCGAAGCAGTACTTCAAGATCAAGGGCAAGCCGCTGAAGACCAAGGTCGTCAGCCGGTCCATCGCCTACCACGGCACCCCGCAGGGCGCGTTGTCGATCACCGGCATCCCGGCGCTCAAGCAGATCTTCGAGCCGCTGGTCCCCGGCGCGATCAAGGCCCCCAACACGAACCTCTACCGCGCCGACGAGATCTCCGGCTTCCCCGGCCTGGAGAAGGACCCCGAGGCGTTCGGCCGCTGGGCCGCCGACCAGATCGGCAAGGCCATCGAGATGGAGGGCCCGGACACCGTGGCCGCCGTCTTCGTCGAGCCGGTGCAGAACGCCGGCGGCTGCTTCCCGCCGCCCCCCGGATACTTCCGGCGCCTGCGCGAGATCTGCGACGCCCACGACGTGCTGCTCGTCTCGGACGAGGTCATCTGCGCCTTCGGCCGGCTGGGCACGATGTTCGGCGGCCAGAAGTTCGACTACGTGCCGGACATCATCACCTGCGCAAAGGGTCTGACCAGCGGTTACTCGCCCATCGGGGCGATGATCGTCTCGGAGCGTCTGTTCGAGCCGTTCAAGCACGGCGACGAGACCTTCGCGCACGGCTACACCTTCGGCGGTCACCCGGTGTCGGCCGCCGTCGCCCTGGCCAACCTCGACATCTTCGAGCGGGACGGCCTTCTTGATCACGTCACGGCCAACGAGCCGGTGTTCAGGGCCACTCTCGACCGGCTGCGGGACCTGCCGATCGTCGGCGACGTCCGCGGCTCCGGCTTCTTCTACGGGATCGAGCTGGTCAAGGACAAGTCCACCAAGCAGACCTTCAACGTCGAGGAGTCGGAGCGCCTGCTGCGCGGCTTCCTCTCGAAGGCGCTCTTCGACGCCGGTCTGTACTGCCGGGCCGACGACCGTGGGGACCCGGTCGTGCAGCTCGCCCCGCCGCTGATCTGCGGCCCCAAGGAGTTCGACGAGATCGAGTCGATCCTCCGTTCGGTGCTCACCGAGGCGTGGGCCCGCCTTTAGACCATCACGCTCGTACGGCCGGGTAGGGGGCGAGCGTGACGATTGACCGCCTGGAAGGACGTATCCCATGAAGATCGGCGTGCCCGCCGAGGTCAAGAACCACGAATACCGCGTCGCCGCCACCCCGGCCGGCGTCCACGAGCTCGTCCGTCACGGACACGAGGTCAGCGTCCAGCGCGGCGCCGGTCTCGGTTCCCACATCACCGACGAGGAGTACCTGTCGGCCGGCGCCAAGCTCGTCGAGAGCGCCGACGAGGTGTGGGCCGAGTCGGAGATGATCCTCAAGGTCAAGGAGCCCGTCGAGGAGGAGTACCACCGGCTCCGCGCGGACCAGATCCTGTTCACCTACCTGCATCTGGCCGCCTCCCGGCCCTGCACCGACGCGCTGCTCGCGGCCGGCACCACCGCCGTCGCGTACGAGACGGTCCAGGCCGGCCACACGCTGCCGCTGCTGGCCCCGATGTCGGAGGTCGCCGGGCGGCTCGCCCCGCAGGTCGGCGCGTACAACCTGATGCGCTTCAACGGCGGGCGCGGTGTGCTCCCCGGCGGCGTGCCCGGCGTGGCCCCGGCCAAGGTCGTCGTGATCGGCGGCGGTGTCTCGGGCCTCAACGCGGCGCAGATCGCCGTCGGCATGGGCGCGGACGTGACGATCCTCGACATCAACATCGACCGCCTCCGCTTCATCGACGCCATCTACCAGGGCCGGCTGAAGACGCTGGTCTCCACGCAGTACGC is a window of Microbispora sp. NBC_01189 DNA encoding:
- a CDS encoding aspartate aminotransferase family protein — translated: MTRPDVLKAAQDNLWMHFTRHSSYEGGEVPMIVRGEGAYVYDIHGKRYLDGLAGLFVVQVGHGRAELAEAAARQAKELAFFPLWSYAHPQAAELAARLAELTPGDLNRVFFTTGGGEAVESAWKLAKQYFKIKGKPLKTKVVSRSIAYHGTPQGALSITGIPALKQIFEPLVPGAIKAPNTNLYRADEISGFPGLEKDPEAFGRWAADQIGKAIEMEGPDTVAAVFVEPVQNAGGCFPPPPGYFRRLREICDAHDVLLVSDEVICAFGRLGTMFGGQKFDYVPDIITCAKGLTSGYSPIGAMIVSERLFEPFKHGDETFAHGYTFGGHPVSAAVALANLDIFERDGLLDHVTANEPVFRATLDRLRDLPIVGDVRGSGFFYGIELVKDKSTKQTFNVEESERLLRGFLSKALFDAGLYCRADDRGDPVVQLAPPLICGPKEFDEIESILRSVLTEAWARL
- the ald gene encoding alanine dehydrogenase; this translates as MKIGVPAEVKNHEYRVAATPAGVHELVRHGHEVSVQRGAGLGSHITDEEYLSAGAKLVESADEVWAESEMILKVKEPVEEEYHRLRADQILFTYLHLAASRPCTDALLAAGTTAVAYETVQAGHTLPLLAPMSEVAGRLAPQVGAYNLMRFNGGRGVLPGGVPGVAPAKVVVIGGGVSGLNAAQIAVGMGADVTILDINIDRLRFIDAIYQGRLKTLVSTQYAVERAVLEADLVIGAVLIPGAKAPTLVPNELVSRMRPGSVLVDIAIDQGGCFEDSRPTTHDDPTFRVHESVFYCVANMPGSVANTSTFALTNATLPYVVRLADKGWREALRGDEALALGLNTHAGVLTNEPVAVAHGLSYTPVTDIIAA
- a CDS encoding M20/M25/M40 family metallo-hydrolase, whose product is MTPEEIERAVEAGMPQTVEDLRRLAAIPSVAFPGHAEAPVLEAAALVERLLRAAGLPHVRQIPVEGSFPAVFAEAPAPDGAPTVLLYAHYDVQPSGDLALWRTPPFEPTIVDGAMYGRGVADDKSGVITHVAALRAFGGRFPVGVKVIVEGQEEYAGERLEDFVAANPELLRADAMVIADVGNPEVGEPALTTSLRGMAAFTIEVRTLAEALHSGAFGGAAPDALAALMRMLSAMHDDTGVVRVPGLEPGVFPGETLAEEEFRGLAGVLDGVSLVGDGSLADRLWASYAITVTGLDVPTVSGAINAVQAVARARVTLRIPASGSARQALDDVTAFLEKVAPWGVKVSFGDFVTGSGFQIEPGGPAMNAAERALERAFGRPPRQVGQGGSIPLVAALARQFPQAEILLYGAEDDGASIHAPNERLVLEELRRTITTEALFLADYGGWHGAS